Proteins from a genomic interval of Polaribacter sp. Q13:
- a CDS encoding HAD family hydrolase — MIKNILWDFDGVILDSMKIRDWGFREIFKSFKKVHVDKLLEYHNLNGGLSRYVKIRYFYEEILEKKITEDEVLKYAKYFSILMKKELVNPNNLILDSVNFIKDNYKNYNFHIVSGSDQNELRFLCVQLNLDSCFLSIHGSPTPKKQLVTTLLKDYKYNLEDCCLIGDSINDYEAADYNSIKFYGYNNIKLKELNNYYIRNFSSQFF; from the coding sequence ATGATTAAGAATATACTTTGGGATTTTGATGGTGTTATTTTGGATTCCATGAAAATTAGAGATTGGGGTTTTAGAGAAATATTTAAATCTTTTAAAAAAGTACATGTAGATAAATTGTTAGAATATCATAATTTAAATGGTGGTTTGTCACGTTATGTTAAAATTAGATATTTTTACGAAGAAATTTTAGAGAAAAAAATAACAGAAGATGAAGTTTTGAAATATGCAAAATATTTTTCTATATTAATGAAAAAAGAATTAGTGAATCCAAATAATCTTATTTTGGATTCCGTTAATTTCATTAAAGATAATTATAAAAATTACAATTTTCATATTGTTTCTGGTTCTGATCAAAATGAACTTAGGTTTTTGTGTGTTCAATTGAATTTAGATTCTTGTTTTTTATCTATTCATGGTTCTCCAACTCCAAAAAAACAATTAGTTACTACCTTATTAAAAGATTATAAGTACAATTTAGAAGATTGCTGTTTAATAGGTGATTCTATTAACGACTATGAAGCGGCTGATTATAATTCTATTAAATTTTACGGTTACAACAACATTAAATTAAAAGAACTAAATAATTATTATATAAGAAATTTTAGTAGTCAATTTTTTTAA
- a CDS encoding 3-deoxy-manno-octulosonate cytidylyltransferase — translation MRIVGVIPARYKSSRFPGKPLIRLNGIPMIIRVAQIVEKALGRENTYVATDDLQIKNLVESFGFNVTMTSEDCLTGTDRVYDFSKKVDADIYVNIQGDEPLLDFNEIVKIANVKKNNFDFVINGMCGFTDKEDPNNVNIPKVIVNKSNKLIYMSRLPVPGSKTVDSADAKDFKKQVCIYAFNKKELRVFGEQTEKSEIEKHEDIEILRFFDLNIPILMVETKESSLAVDVIEDVAKVEEVLKKVEN, via the coding sequence ATGAGAATAGTAGGAGTAATACCAGCAAGATATAAATCTTCAAGATTTCCAGGTAAACCTTTAATTAGATTAAACGGTATACCAATGATAATTAGGGTGGCTCAGATAGTTGAAAAAGCGTTAGGTAGGGAAAATACTTATGTTGCTACTGATGACCTTCAAATTAAAAACTTAGTTGAGAGTTTTGGTTTCAATGTTACAATGACATCAGAGGACTGTTTAACGGGGACAGATAGAGTTTACGATTTTTCTAAGAAAGTTGATGCAGATATTTATGTTAATATTCAAGGAGATGAACCTCTTTTAGATTTTAATGAGATAGTAAAAATAGCAAATGTTAAAAAAAATAATTTTGATTTTGTTATTAATGGAATGTGTGGTTTTACAGATAAAGAGGATCCAAACAATGTAAATATTCCTAAAGTTATTGTAAATAAATCTAATAAATTAATCTACATGTCAAGACTGCCAGTTCCAGGCAGTAAAACTGTTGACTCTGCGGATGCTAAAGATTTTAAAAAACAAGTTTGTATTTATGCATTTAATAAAAAAGAATTGAGAGTTTTTGGAGAACAAACCGAAAAATCAGAGATAGAAAAACATGAGGATATTGAGATTCTGAGGTTTTTTGATTTAAATATTCCTATTTTAATGGTCGAAACAAAAGAAAGTTCGTTGGCAGTTGATGTTATTGAAGATGTTGCTAAGGTTGAAGAGGTTCTTAAGAAAGTTGAAAACTAA